In Mustela erminea isolate mMusErm1 chromosome 15, mMusErm1.Pri, whole genome shotgun sequence, the following proteins share a genomic window:
- the CDX2 gene encoding homeobox protein CDX-2: MYVSYLLDKDVSMYPSSVRHSGGLNLAPQNFVSPPQYPDYGGYHVAAAAAAAANLDSAQSPGPSWPAAYGAPLREDWNGYAPGGAAAAANAVAHGLNGGSPAAAMGYSSPADYHPHHHPHHHPHHPAAAPSCASGLLQTLNPGPPGPAATAAAEQLSPGGQRRNLCEWMRKPAQPSLGSQVKTRTKDKYRVVYTDHQRLELEKEFHYSRYITIRRKAELAATLGLSERQVKIWFQNRRAKERKINKKKLQQQQQQQPPPPQGPPPAPQQPQPQPGPLRSVPEPLSPVSALQGSVPGSVPGVLGPAAGVLNPTVTQ, translated from the exons ATGTACGTGAGCTACCTCCTGGACAAGGACGTGAGCATGTACCCCAGCTCCGTGCGCCACTCTGGCGGCCTCAACCTGGCCCCGCAGAACTTCGTCAGTCCCCCGCAGTACCCGGACTACGGCGGTTACCATGTGGCGGCTGCGGCCGCCGCGGCCGCGAACTTGGACAGCGCACAGTCCCCGGGGCCGTCCTGGCCCGCCGCCTACGGGGCCCCGCTCCGAGAGGACTGGAACGGCTACGCGCCGGGGGGCGCCGCGGCCGCAGCCAACGCCGTAGCCCACGGCCTCAACGGGGGCTCCCCGGCCGCCGCCATGGGCTACAGCAGCCCCGCCGACTACCACCCGCACCACCACCCGCACCACCACCCGCACCACCCGGCCGCCGCGCCTTCTTGCGCCTCGGGGTTGCTGCAGACACTCAACCCCGGCCCTCCGGGGCCCGCCGCTACCGCCGCCGCCGAGCAGCTGTCCCCCGGCGGTCAGCGGCGGAACCTGTGCGAGTGGATGCGGAAGCCTGCGCAGCCGTCCCTCGGAAGCCAAG tgAAAACCAGGACGAAAGACAAATACCGAGTGGTGTACACGGATCACCAGCggctggagctggagaaggagtttCACTACAGTCGTTACATCACCATCCGGAGGAAAGCCGAGCTGGCTGCCACACTGGGGCTCTCCGAGAGGCAG GTTAAAATTTGGTTTCAGAACCGCAGAGCCAAGGAAAGGAAAATCAACAAGAAGAAgttgcagcagcagcagcagcagcagccaccgCCCCCGCAAGGTCCACCGCCTGCCCCGCAGCAACCCCAGCCACAGCCAGGCCCTCTGAGAAGCGTCCCAGAGCCCCTGAGTCCTGTGTCTGCCCTGCAAGGCTCGGTGCCTGGCTCCGTCCCTGGGGTTCTGGGGCCAGCGGCAGGGGTGTTAAACCCCACTGTCACCCAGTGA